The following proteins come from a genomic window of Pseudomonas putida:
- the fusA gene encoding elongation factor G: MARTTPIELYRNIGIVAHVDAGKTTTTERILFYTGVNHKMGEVHDGAATMDWMAQEQERGITITSAATTAFWQGSTKQFADKYRFNIIDTPGHVDFTIEVERSLRVLDGAVVVFSGADGVEPQSETVWRQANKYHVPRLAYINKMDRQGADFLRVVKQIDKRLGHHPVPIQLAIGSEENFIGQIDLVKMKAIYWNDADHGTTYREEEIPDELKALADEWRAHMVEAAAEANDELTTKFLDGEELSIDEIKAALRQRTIANEIVPTILGSSFKNKGVPLMLDAVIDYLPAPSEIPAIKGTDPDDEDKHLERHADDNEPFSALAFKIATDPFVGTLTFARVYSGVLSSGNAVLNSVKGKKERIGRMVQMHANQRAEIKDVCAGDIAALIGMKDVTTGDTLCDMDKPIILERMDFPDPVISVAVEPKTKADQEKMGIALGKLAQEDPSFRVRTDEETGQTIISGMGELHLDIIVDRMRREFNVEANIGKPQVAYREKIRNTCEIEGRFVRQSGGRGQYGHCWIRFAPGDEGKEGLEFINEIVGGVVPREYIPAIQKGIEEQMKNGVLAGYPLISLKAAVFDGSYHDVDSNEMAYKIAASMATKQLSQKGGAVLLEPVMKVEVVTPEEYQGDIMGDLSRRRGMIQDGDETPAGKVIRAEVPLGEMFGYATSMRSMTQGRASYTMEFTRYAEAPASIADGIVKKNRGE; encoded by the coding sequence ATGGCCCGCACAACGCCCATCGAGCTGTACCGCAACATTGGTATCGTCGCCCACGTGGATGCCGGCAAGACCACGACCACCGAGCGCATCCTGTTCTACACCGGGGTCAACCACAAGATGGGCGAGGTGCACGATGGCGCCGCGACCATGGACTGGATGGCGCAGGAACAGGAACGCGGCATCACCATCACCTCGGCGGCGACCACGGCCTTCTGGCAGGGCTCGACCAAGCAGTTCGCCGACAAGTACCGTTTCAACATCATCGATACCCCAGGCCACGTCGACTTCACCATCGAGGTGGAACGTTCGCTGCGCGTGCTCGATGGCGCCGTGGTGGTGTTCAGCGGTGCCGACGGTGTAGAGCCGCAGTCCGAGACGGTGTGGCGCCAGGCCAACAAGTATCACGTCCCGCGCCTGGCCTATATCAACAAGATGGACCGCCAAGGCGCGGACTTCTTGCGCGTGGTCAAACAGATCGACAAGCGCCTGGGGCACCACCCGGTACCGATCCAGCTGGCCATCGGCAGCGAAGAGAACTTCATCGGCCAGATCGACCTGGTGAAGATGAAGGCGATCTACTGGAACGACGCCGACCACGGCACCACCTATCGCGAAGAAGAAATCCCTGACGAACTCAAGGCCCTGGCCGACGAATGGCGCGCGCACATGGTCGAAGCGGCAGCCGAGGCCAATGATGAATTGACCACCAAGTTTCTCGACGGCGAGGAGCTGAGCATCGACGAGATCAAGGCCGCCCTGCGCCAGCGCACCATTGCCAACGAAATCGTGCCGACCATACTCGGCTCTTCGTTCAAGAACAAAGGCGTGCCGCTGATGCTCGATGCGGTGATCGACTACCTGCCAGCGCCCTCGGAGATCCCGGCAATCAAGGGCACCGACCCGGACGACGAAGACAAACACCTGGAACGCCACGCCGACGACAACGAACCGTTTTCGGCCCTGGCGTTCAAAATCGCCACCGACCCGTTCGTCGGCACGCTCACGTTTGCCCGGGTGTACTCCGGCGTGCTCAGTTCCGGCAACGCAGTGCTCAATTCGGTCAAAGGCAAGAAGGAACGCATCGGCCGAATGGTGCAGATGCATGCCAACCAACGTGCAGAAATCAAGGATGTATGCGCCGGCGACATCGCCGCCCTCATCGGCATGAAGGACGTGACGACCGGCGACACGCTGTGCGACATGGACAAACCGATCATCCTCGAGCGCATGGACTTCCCGGACCCGGTGATCTCCGTAGCCGTAGAACCCAAAACCAAAGCCGACCAGGAGAAAATGGGCATCGCCCTGGGCAAGCTGGCCCAGGAAGACCCCTCGTTCCGCGTGCGCACCGATGAGGAGACCGGCCAGACCATCATTTCAGGCATGGGCGAACTGCACCTGGACATCATCGTCGACCGCATGCGGCGTGAGTTCAACGTCGAGGCCAATATCGGCAAGCCCCAAGTGGCCTACCGCGAGAAGATCCGCAACACCTGCGAGATCGAGGGCCGCTTCGTTCGCCAGTCCGGCGGGCGCGGCCAGTATGGGCACTGCTGGATCCGCTTTGCACCGGGCGATGAAGGCAAGGAAGGCCTGGAGTTCATCAACGAGATCGTTGGCGGTGTGGTACCCCGCGAGTACATCCCGGCGATCCAGAAAGGCATCGAGGAGCAGATGAAAAACGGCGTGCTTGCCGGCTACCCGCTGATCAGCCTCAAGGCTGCGGTGTTCGACGGCTCCTATCACGACGTCGACTCCAACGAGATGGCCTACAAGATCGCCGCTTCCATGGCCACCAAGCAGCTTTCGCAAAAAGGCGGAGCGGTGTTGCTGGAGCCGGTGATGAAGGTCGAAGTGGTCACGCCCGAGGAATACCAGGGCGACATCATGGGCGACCTGAGCCGGCGCCGCGGCATGATCCAGGATGGCGACGAGACCCCTGCCGGCAAGGTGATCCGTGCCGAGGTGCCGCTGGGAGAAATGTTCGGCTACGCCACCTCGATGCGCTCGATGACCCAAGGGCGGGCCAGCTACACGATGGAGTTCACCCGTTATGCCGAGGCGCCGGCGAGCATTGCTGACGGGATTGTGAAGAAGAATCGCGGGGAGTGA
- a CDS encoding SulP family inorganic anion transporter yields MKPARLRADLLAGLTTSFALVPECIAFALVAHLNPLMGLYGAFIICTLTALFGGRPGMISGAAGSMAVVIVALVVQHGAQYLLATVLLGGVVMILFGLLRLGKLVRLVPYPVMLGFVNGLAIVIAMAQLEHFKTGEQWLSGTPLWLMIGLVALTMLVVHVLPRLTRAVPPALVAILGVGLLVYLLDLPTRTLGDMAHIAGGLPTLALPDVPWNLETLKIIAPYAVLMAMVGLLETLLTLNLTDEITESRGYPDRECVALGAANMVSGLCGGMGGCAMIGQTVINLSSNGRGRLSGVVAGVMILLFVLFLSPLIERIPLAALVGVMFVVAQQTFAWASLRVLHKVPVSDVLAIIAVTVVTVFTDLATAVLFGIVIAAVNFAWQHARELYADSHEDAEGVKHYQVHGTLFFASVTPFLNQFDPAGDPAKVTLDCQHVSFVDYSAIAALKTLRERYAKAGKQLRVVHLSERCKKLLKRAGEQH; encoded by the coding sequence ATGAAACCCGCCCGACTTCGCGCCGACCTGCTCGCCGGCCTGACCACTTCATTCGCTCTGGTCCCCGAGTGCATCGCCTTCGCCCTGGTGGCCCACCTCAACCCGCTGATGGGCCTGTACGGCGCCTTCATAATCTGTACCCTCACCGCGCTGTTCGGCGGCCGCCCGGGCATGATCTCCGGTGCTGCCGGCTCGATGGCGGTGGTGATCGTCGCCCTGGTGGTGCAGCACGGTGCGCAGTATTTGCTGGCCACCGTGCTGTTGGGCGGTGTGGTGATGATCCTGTTCGGCCTGCTGCGCCTGGGCAAGCTGGTGCGCCTGGTGCCTTACCCGGTGATGCTTGGCTTCGTCAACGGCCTGGCGATCGTCATCGCCATGGCCCAGCTGGAGCATTTCAAGACGGGTGAGCAGTGGCTCAGCGGCACGCCCCTTTGGCTGATGATCGGCCTGGTGGCACTGACCATGCTGGTGGTACACGTGCTGCCAAGGCTGACCCGCGCCGTGCCGCCAGCGCTGGTGGCGATCCTCGGCGTTGGCCTTTTGGTGTACCTGCTCGACCTGCCAACCCGCACCCTCGGCGACATGGCGCACATCGCTGGTGGGCTGCCGACGCTGGCCCTGCCGGACGTGCCCTGGAACCTGGAAACGCTGAAGATCATCGCCCCTTACGCGGTGCTGATGGCCATGGTCGGCTTGCTGGAGACCCTGCTGACGCTGAACCTCACCGACGAGATCACCGAGAGCCGCGGCTACCCGGATCGCGAGTGCGTGGCCTTGGGTGCGGCCAACATGGTTTCAGGCTTGTGCGGTGGCATGGGCGGCTGCGCGATGATCGGCCAGACGGTGATCAACCTCAGCTCCAATGGCCGCGGCCGGCTGTCCGGCGTGGTGGCGGGGGTGATGATCCTGCTGTTCGTGTTGTTCCTGTCGCCGCTGATCGAGCGTATCCCGTTGGCGGCGCTGGTCGGGGTGATGTTCGTGGTCGCCCAGCAGACGTTCGCGTGGGCGTCCTTGCGCGTGCTGCACAAAGTGCCGGTGAGCGATGTGCTGGCGATCATTGCCGTGACGGTGGTCACGGTGTTCACCGACCTGGCCACGGCCGTACTGTTCGGCATCGTCATCGCGGCGGTGAATTTTGCCTGGCAGCATGCTCGGGAGCTGTACGCCGACAGCCATGAGGACGCCGAGGGGGTCAAGCATTACCAGGTGCATGGCACGCTGTTCTTCGCCTCGGTCACGCCGTTTCTAAACCAGTTCGACCCGGCGGGTGACCCGGCCAAGGTTACCTTGGACTGCCAACACGTGAGCTTCGTCGATTATTCGGCAATTGCTGCATTGAAGACCTTGCGCGAGCGGTATGCCAAGGCGGGCAAGCAGCTGCGGGTGGTGCATCTGTCCGAGCGCTGCAAGAAACTGTTGAAGCGGGCAGGCGAGCAGCACTGA
- the aceA gene encoding isocitrate lyase: MALTREQQIAALEKDWAENPRWKGVTRTYTAADVVRLRGSLQPEHTLARLGAEKLWKLVTEGAHPSFRPEKDFVNCMGALTGGQAVQQVKAGIQAIYLSGWQVAADNNSAESMYPDQSLYPVDSVPTVVKRINNSFRRADQIQWKAGKNPGDEGYIDYFAPIVADAEAGFGGVLNAYELMKNMIEAGAAGVHFEDQLASVKKCGHMGGKVLVPTQEAVQKLVAARLAADVSGVPTIILARTDANAADLLTSDCDPYDQPFVIGERTREGFYKVRAGLDQAIARGLAYAPYADLIWCETAKPDLDEARRFAEAIKKEYPDQLLSYNCSPSFNWKKNLDDATIAKFQRELSAMGYKHQFITLAGIHNMWHGMFNLAHDYARNDMTAYVKLQEQEFADASKGYTFVAHQQEVGTGYFDDMTTVIQGGASSVTALTGSTEEEQFH; this comes from the coding sequence ATGGCACTGACACGCGAACAGCAAATTGCAGCCCTCGAGAAAGACTGGGCCGAAAACCCGCGCTGGAAAGGCGTGACCCGTACCTACACCGCCGCCGATGTCGTTCGCCTGCGTGGCTCCCTGCAGCCGGAGCACACCCTGGCCCGCCTGGGTGCAGAAAAACTGTGGAAGCTGGTCACCGAGGGTGCCCACCCGTCCTTCCGCCCAGAAAAAGATTTCGTCAACTGCATGGGCGCCCTGACCGGCGGCCAGGCAGTGCAGCAGGTCAAGGCCGGCATCCAGGCCATCTACCTGTCTGGCTGGCAGGTGGCCGCCGACAACAACTCGGCCGAGTCCATGTACCCTGACCAGTCGCTGTACCCGGTCGACTCCGTACCGACTGTGGTCAAGCGCATCAACAACTCGTTCCGCCGCGCCGACCAGATCCAGTGGAAAGCCGGCAAGAACCCGGGCGACGAAGGCTACATCGACTACTTCGCGCCAATCGTAGCGGACGCTGAGGCCGGTTTCGGCGGCGTGTTGAACGCCTACGAACTGATGAAGAACATGATCGAAGCGGGCGCCGCCGGCGTGCACTTCGAAGACCAGCTGGCCTCGGTGAAAAAGTGTGGCCACATGGGCGGCAAGGTCCTGGTACCTACCCAGGAAGCCGTGCAGAAGCTGGTTGCAGCGCGCCTGGCCGCTGACGTATCGGGCGTACCGACCATCATCCTGGCCCGCACCGACGCCAACGCCGCCGACCTGCTGACCAGCGACTGCGACCCGTACGACCAGCCGTTCGTGATCGGTGAGCGTACCCGTGAAGGCTTCTACAAGGTCCGCGCCGGCCTCGACCAGGCCATCGCCCGCGGCCTTGCCTACGCGCCATACGCCGACCTGATCTGGTGCGAAACCGCCAAGCCAGACCTGGACGAAGCACGCCGCTTCGCCGAAGCGATCAAGAAGGAATACCCGGACCAACTGCTGTCGTACAACTGCTCGCCTTCCTTCAACTGGAAGAAAAACCTGGACGACGCCACCATCGCCAAATTCCAGCGCGAGCTGTCGGCCATGGGCTACAAACACCAGTTCATCACCCTGGCTGGTATCCACAACATGTGGCACGGCATGTTCAACCTGGCGCACGACTACGCCCGCAACGACATGACCGCCTACGTGAAGCTGCAGGAGCAGGAATTCGCCGACGCCAGCAAAGGCTACACCTTCGTGGCGCACCAGCAGGAAGTGGGCACCGGCTACTTCGACGACATGACCACCGTGATTCAGGGTGGCGCATCCTCGGTGACGGCACTGACCGGTTCGACCGAGGAAGAGCAGTTCCACTGA
- a CDS encoding secretin N-terminal domain-containing protein codes for MALRPFLTSLLLAASLAAQAATEVLPLQHRSSAELLPAAQSFIGKDGSVSAFENKLIVTASPERVDDLRALLQQLDTAPKRLMISVDNNDSNYQDNRGNARIIHYGTSNRDGGLQQVQASEGQPALIQVGQSIPVTSTSTDGYGRIQSNTEYRNVTQGFYVTPSLIGETVRLQISTNNDRMSHERADVVKVQSTDTTVTGKLGEWITLAGFNQQSQADLSASSRTYSTQRGENMTLRVKVDLLD; via the coding sequence ATGGCGCTACGCCCCTTTCTAACTTCCCTGCTGCTGGCCGCCAGCCTGGCCGCCCAAGCCGCCACCGAAGTGCTGCCGCTGCAGCACCGCAGCAGCGCCGAACTGCTGCCCGCCGCCCAATCGTTCATTGGCAAGGACGGTAGCGTCAGCGCCTTCGAGAACAAGTTGATCGTCACTGCCAGCCCCGAACGCGTAGACGACCTGCGCGCCCTGCTGCAACAGCTGGACACCGCGCCGAAGCGCCTGATGATCAGCGTCGACAACAACGACAGCAACTATCAGGACAACCGTGGCAATGCGCGCATCATCCATTACGGCACCAGCAACCGGGATGGTGGCCTGCAACAGGTCCAGGCCAGCGAAGGCCAACCGGCGCTGATCCAGGTCGGCCAGAGCATCCCGGTCACCAGTACCAGCACCGACGGCTATGGGCGCATCCAGAGCAACACCGAATACCGTAATGTGACCCAGGGTTTCTACGTGACCCCAAGCCTGATCGGCGAAACCGTTCGCCTGCAAATAAGCACCAATAATGACCGAATGAGCCATGAACGTGCTGATGTAGTGAAAGTACAAAGTACCGACACGACGGTCACCGGCAAGCTCGGCGAGTGGATTACCCTGGCTGGGTTCAACCAGCAGAGCCAGGCCGATCTCAGCGCGTCAAGCCGCACTTACAGCACCCAACGGGGTGAAAACATGACTTTACGTGTCAAAGTCGACCTTCTCGACTGA
- a CDS encoding LysR substrate-binding domain-containing protein, whose translation MSKRLMPSTTALQCFEAAARHLSFTRAAQELHLTQSAVSKQVAQLEEMLAHSLFQRIRRRLHLTPAGALYLTEVNKILNQIDISSRYILSYGDETEVLRIATQPTFGARWLVPRLKGFGDRYPRIHLDIRNELEPFDLVQAKADIAFFFGQGTWPGATCIELFSEEVVPVCAPQLQARHRFDSAQALTEHRLLQCASRPEAWHEWFLGLGLHSQNSYHGPRFDTFYLCIRAAIAGCGIALIPRYLVAEELSEGKLVVAWDHPVASNGRHFIAHAEHAAEVPKIRAFVQWIGERVAEGD comes from the coding sequence ATGTCCAAACGCCTGATGCCCTCGACTACCGCCCTGCAGTGCTTCGAAGCGGCCGCCCGCCACCTGAGCTTCACCCGGGCGGCACAGGAACTGCACCTGACCCAGAGCGCCGTCAGCAAGCAGGTCGCGCAACTTGAAGAAATGCTGGCGCACTCGCTGTTCCAGCGCATTCGCCGGCGCCTGCACCTGACTCCGGCGGGCGCCCTGTACCTGACCGAAGTGAACAAGATCCTTAACCAGATCGACATTTCCAGCCGCTACATCCTCAGCTATGGCGACGAAACCGAAGTGCTGCGCATCGCCACCCAGCCCACCTTCGGTGCGCGCTGGCTGGTGCCCAGGCTCAAGGGCTTCGGTGACCGCTACCCGCGCATCCACCTGGACATCCGCAACGAACTGGAGCCGTTCGACCTGGTGCAGGCCAAGGCCGACATCGCCTTCTTTTTCGGCCAGGGCACTTGGCCAGGGGCGACCTGCATCGAACTGTTCAGCGAAGAGGTGGTGCCAGTGTGCGCCCCGCAGCTACAGGCCAGGCACCGCTTCGACAGTGCCCAAGCCCTCACCGAGCACCGCTTGCTGCAATGCGCATCACGCCCGGAGGCCTGGCACGAATGGTTTCTGGGGCTGGGCCTGCACAGCCAGAACAGCTACCACGGGCCGCGCTTCGACACGTTCTACCTGTGCATACGTGCGGCCATCGCCGGTTGCGGCATCGCCCTGATCCCGCGCTATCTGGTGGCCGAGGAGCTGAGCGAAGGCAAGCTGGTAGTGGCCTGGGACCACCCGGTGGCGAGCAATGGGCGGCACTTCATCGCCCATGCCGAACATGCGGCAGAGGTGCCGAAGATCAGGGCCTTCGTGCAGTGGATTGGTGAACGCGTGGCAGAGGGAGATTGA
- a CDS encoding aspartate aminotransferase family protein, with translation MNLESISQSIAIVHPITLSHGRNAEVWDTDGKRYIDFVGGIGVLNLGHCNPAVVAAIQAQATRLTHYAFNAAPHGPYLELMERLRAFVPVSYPLAGMLTNSGAEAAENALKVARGATGKRAIIAFDGGFHGRTLATLNLNGKVAPYKQRVGELPGPVYHLPYPSADTGVTCEQALKAMDRLFSVELAVEDVAAFILEPVQGEGGFLALDPAFAQALRRFCDERGILIIIDEIQSGFGRTGQRFAFPRLGIEPDLLLLAKSIAGGMPLGAVVGRQALMAALPKGGLGGTYSGNPIACAAALASLAQMTDENVATWGERQEQAIVSRVERWQQRFPFIGRLTGVGAMRGIEFVNADGSPAPAQLAKVMDAARPKGLLLMPSGKARHIIRLLAPLTIEAEVLEEGLNIFEQCLAELN, from the coding sequence ATGAATCTGGAAAGTATCAGCCAATCCATTGCCATCGTTCATCCGATTACACTTTCCCATGGCCGTAATGCCGAAGTCTGGGATACCGACGGCAAACGTTACATCGACTTCGTCGGCGGCATCGGCGTGCTCAACCTGGGCCACTGCAACCCGGCCGTGGTCGCGGCAATCCAGGCCCAGGCCACGCGCCTGACCCACTATGCTTTCAACGCGGCGCCTCACGGCCCTTACCTGGAGCTCATGGAGCGCCTGCGCGCGTTCGTGCCGGTCAGCTACCCGCTGGCCGGCATGCTTACCAACAGCGGCGCAGAAGCGGCGGAAAACGCCCTCAAAGTCGCCCGTGGCGCAACCGGCAAGCGCGCCATCATCGCCTTCGATGGCGGCTTTCATGGCCGCACCCTGGCAACCCTGAACCTCAACGGCAAGGTCGCCCCCTACAAACAACGCGTCGGTGAACTGCCGGGGCCGGTGTACCACCTGCCCTACCCCAGCGCCGACACCGGCGTCACCTGCGAGCAGGCGCTCAAGGCCATGGATCGTCTGTTCAGCGTCGAGCTGGCAGTAGAGGACGTGGCGGCGTTCATCCTGGAGCCCGTGCAAGGTGAAGGTGGCTTCCTCGCCCTGGACCCGGCCTTTGCCCAGGCGCTGCGCCGTTTCTGCGACGAGCGCGGGATCCTGATCATCATCGACGAGATCCAGTCAGGTTTCGGCCGCACCGGCCAGCGCTTCGCCTTCCCGCGGCTGGGCATCGAGCCAGACCTGCTGCTGTTGGCCAAGAGTATTGCCGGCGGCATGCCGCTGGGGGCGGTGGTCGGGCGCCAGGCGTTGATGGCGGCGCTACCCAAGGGCGGCCTCGGCGGGACCTATTCGGGCAATCCGATTGCCTGTGCGGCGGCGCTGGCGAGCCTGGCGCAGATGACCGATGAGAACGTCGCCACATGGGGCGAGCGCCAGGAGCAGGCCATCGTCAGCCGGGTTGAACGCTGGCAGCAACGCTTCCCGTTCATCGGGCGCCTGACAGGCGTGGGTGCGATGCGCGGGATCGAGTTCGTCAATGCCGACGGCAGCCCTGCCCCCGCTCAGCTGGCCAAGGTCATGGACGCAGCGAGGCCCAAAGGCCTGTTGCTGATGCCCAGCGGCAAGGCGCGACACATCATTCGCCTGCTGGCGCCACTGACCATCGAAGCCGAGGTGCTCGAAGAAGGGTTGAATATCTTCGAGCAGTGCCTGGCCGAGTTGAACTGA